The Electrophorus electricus isolate fEleEle1 chromosome 8, fEleEle1.pri, whole genome shotgun sequence genome contains the following window.
AATCATCTCTTGATCTACAGGGAGTTTATGTGGTTGAATCTCAGTTATGTCCTTTATGATTATCTTCACAGAGAGCATGAACTCTGTCTCGCCTCATCAGCCCAACGGTGAGTTTGTCGGATCACTCTGTAGTGGTTGTgatagtggtggtggttgtgtgtgtgtgtgtgtgtgtgtttgtgtgtttgtatgtgtcttgCCTCACTGGCCCAACAGTGAGTTCGGCGGATCACTCTGTGTAGTTGTCTGATCTCAGTCCTGCACAGGTTGATCTGATGCTTCTCAAGGTGCTGAGGTTTTTCAGCATGGTGGCTTCTCTGCAAGACTGTGTATGATGTGTACAAGCACTGACTGAAGGGAGCATTGCTTGCTTTGTGATAGGTAAAGATGAGATAGCATGGATTGCTTCAGGATAGGTAAAGATGAGATGTTTTTGAAAGATCATTCCAGAAAGGAAAAAGTCTAAAACTTCATATAGTTGTTGCAACACACAGCAACTTCAATAAACTTACAACAATATAGTTAGATGGTATCAAGCTGTTAATTGACACAAATTAAATACACCTGATGAATTCTTTAAGCTCTAGACATAATTTGAGATATAAACATTTGATAGATACAGGTATTctcattcctgtgtgtgtgtgtcttatatACTGTGGTCAGTTCCTGAAATAGTCCAGTAGCAAGGCTCCATCAAGTGGGAGTAATAGACTCTACATACTCTCTGTGCTCGCTGACAATGGCTCAAGCTAACAGAAATGCAATATCTGTGAAACAGTTGCCAATGTGTGGCAGGGCATTTTTAAAGTTTCCCCTAACTGATTTTatcattcttctgttttcttgagACATCTTGCTATTATGTTTATAGTTACAGCATCACTGGTGTATTGGTTTTCCTGCAGCTCGCACAGCATGAAAGATCCCTAAGAGATGGCAAATCTTTGCTTagttattttagaataaaaaattaatCCTGATAGTTGTTGAAGTTATTATGCCTTATAAGATTGGATTTCGAGACCACAAAATATCATCAGTTTAACATTTGCTTTGACAGAAGCACAGTATCAGGATAGAACCAGTGTAGGTGAGGATGAGGGGGTTCAGACATGCACTGTTTAAGCAGATACTATGAAACTAGCAAAACTAGATACAGAATTCGGTATTCAAATGTAATTTggcaaattaatattaaatacattcagGAATTGTCTAATTTAATAATAACGTCATATCTTGTGTTTCGTGGAATAAAGATGCAGGCAGCACAAGTGTAGAAGCAGCCCAGGCTAATGGTAAGTTATAGCTTGACATTATATGGTGagtgaacaaataaacatgttctAAATAGAGATCCAACATCTCCCTGTCCAACATCCCCCATCTAACATCTTTCTGTCTAACATTCCTCTTCACTGTTTCTTCTAAGGTCCTCAGGTCAATGATGTGACAACTGCTGGTGAGACATCACTCTTCACACAATTACTTGAACTAGGAGAAGTCTCAGTGCTTAAAACACTGTAGAAgttatgaaatatattttccaCACAACATGAAAGGAGGACAGGAGGACAGTGAGGGACAAATGAGTCCAAGTCAGAAAAATTAAGATTTCACTCATGCAGTATATACAATCCATCTtgaaatgaaaggaagcagagaaAGTCTATTCTATGGGTCTGTACTCAGATCTCTGTTATTAACATAGCActagcttttttctttttattacatCGAGTTTCTTTTTATTACATCCAAATGTCAAGCTTTTTTGAAGTCTCTATTGAAGGATAAAAAATCTCTCCTGTATTGCTGTTGTAAAATGACCAttagaaaggcactatataaattaaacttattattgttgttgttgttgttattttgtagaTGGCACTAAATCCAGCACTGAAGAGCAAGATGGTAAATTACCTCTTTCAGATTGAAACACAAACTCTTATTGGTTCAGATGAGAAGTGATTAAATTAATTCTCCAAAGCTAAAATGCTCAAATACAACATAGGATCAAATTTCATGAATAAATTGTTTAACTGCATAGAGCTTATTCCTTTAATACCTTTGTTTAGAAATGTATGCGAATAAACAAAATTGCTGCTGTGACTGGTGAACCTTTCCTTCTCAGAGAATGAGAGTTTGGAGTCCAAGGAGGTTGTGAAAGCGGCTCCGGTGCAGCGCGCAACAAAGACACGCATTGCCAGCTCCCGCAAACGCAGCAAGCCCGTCGGCACCTCCAAAAAGAGAACGAGACCCCTTCGCCCATAAAATAACCCACGAGGTAGACACAGGGAGGAGCCAGGAGTTAAATACTAATGCCAATGCAGTGAAATATGAGGAAAAGAAATAATGCTGTATTCAGTGgcatctttttgttttgttttgttttaattcaataACCACAAATTAGATCTGGTTCTTTTGTCATGTACTGTACTTACCCaactgtttttgattttgtggtTATTTGTTCGCTGTGGAAATGTTGTTCAGCACAGTTACTGCAGTCTCAAGGACAATTCTCTGTATCGTCACAGAGCATGTTTAACACAAGGGAGTAAACCTTTCAGTCAGGCCTCATAATGAAGTCAGTCGAAATCATCAAAGAGTCTATTTGGCATGACCAAAGTCATCCTAAAGTCACAGTTCTTGGGACCATCCAGAGGCTTTCCAGGGTCACAGTTACCTGGCTCCAATTCTTTGAGTGA
Protein-coding sequences here:
- the si:ch211-133n4.6 gene encoding uncharacterized protein si:ch211-133n4.6 isoform X1, encoding MLTRNILIFCTLAVLFVEADRDAVNVGPQAMSTDQDSISDEAPTVMSFMIIFTESMNSVSPHQPNDAGSTSVEAAQANGPQVNDVTTADGTKSSTEEQDENESLESKEVVKAAPVQRATKTRIASSRKRSKPVGTSKKRTRPLRP
- the si:ch211-133n4.6 gene encoding uncharacterized protein si:ch211-133n4.6 isoform X2, which gives rise to MLTRNILIFCTLAVLFVEADRDAVNVGPQAMSTDQDSISDEAPTESMNSVSPHQPNDAGSTSVEAAQANGPQVNDVTTADGTKSSTEEQDENESLESKEVVKAAPVQRATKTRIASSRKRSKPVGTSKKRTRPLRP